TCGACCCTGGCCTGCTGCTGCGAGTTGGCCATGTCGCCGACCAACTGGCGCGGCCCGCTCTCCTGCACCGGCTCCGGCGCGGGCTCTTCCTCGGCGCGCTTGACGTAGGTGCGCTTCTTGCGCACCTGAACCTCGATGGTCTTGCCGCGCTCGCCGGTCTTGATCCGACTCTTGGTCTGGCGCGTCAAGGTGATGCGATTCTTGACGCCGCGACCACCCCCGTGGCTTGTGGTCAGGTGGTCGAGCAGGCGTTGCTTGTCCTCTTCGGACACCGCGTCGCCCTCGGACTTGTGTGGCAGTCCGGCCTCTTTCATCTGTTCCAGCAGGCGGGGGACTTCGCGTCCCACCTTCGCTGCAAAATCCTTAACGGTCATTTCTGACATTACGACCCTCCTGAGCCCGTGACCTGATTACTGTTCGCTCTCGAACCAAGGCGCACGGGCAGTCATGATCAATGCCGCGGCGCGCTCCTCGTCCACGCCTTCGATATCCTTGATATCGTCAACGGACTGCTCGGCAAGATCCTCCATCGTGACCACACCCCGGCTAGCCAGGATGAAGGCCAGATGACGCTCCATACCCTCCATCTCGAGCAGATCGTCGGCGGGCTGTGCGCCGTCGAGCTGCTCTTCGGAGGCGATTGCCAGGTTCAACAGCTCGTCTTTCGCGCGTGCACGCAGCTCTTCGACGAGATCCTCGTCGAATTCATCGATCTCAAGCATCTCTTCAAGCGGCACGTAGGCGATCTCTTCAAGAGAGGTGAACCCCTCCTCGACCAGCACCCGTGCCAATTCATCGTCGATTTCCAAGTGGTTGATGAAGTGCTCCACCAGGCTATCGATTTCCTGCTCGCGCTTGCCCTCGGCCTCCTCTTCCGTCATTACATTGAGCCGCCAGCCCGTCAGTTCGGATGCCAAGCGCACGTTCTGTCCACTACGGCCGATGGCCTGGGCAAGATTGTCCTCGGCGACGGCGACATCCATCGAGTGGCTGTCTTCGTCGACGAGAATGGAGCCGACATCCGCCGGCGCCATGGCATTGATCACCAGCTGGGCGGGGTTGTCATCCCAAAGGATAATATCCACTCGCTCATTCTGCAGCTCGGTAGAGACCGCCTGCACACGCGAACCGCGCATGCCGACACAGGCCCCGACCGGATCGATACGGCGATCGTTGGTCTTGACCGCGATCTTGGCTCGGGAGCCAGGGTCGCGGGCAGCACCCTTGATTTCGATGAGCTGCTCGGCAATCTCCGGCACCTCGATCTTGAACAGCTCGATGATCAGCTCGGGGCAGGTGCGTGACAGGATCAGCTGCGAGCCACGCGCGTCTGCGTCAACCTTGACCAGCAGGGCACGCACACGCTCGTTCATGCGGTAGCGCTCGCCGGGGATCATCTCGCTACGCGGCAGAAAGGCTTCGGCATTCTCGCCAAGATCGAGGATCAACCCCTCGCGGGTGGTCTTCTTGACGATACCGGCCACCAGCTCGCCTTCACGCTCGGCGTATTGGCGCACCACCTCGGCACGCTCGGCCTCGCGCACCTTCTGCACGATGACCTGCTTGGCGGTCTGCGCGGCAATGCGACCGAAGGCGGCGTTCTCGATGCGCTCCTCGACCACATCGCCAAGGGCCAGAGGGGGATCGCGGCGCTCGGCGTAGCTGAGCTTGATCTGGGCATCGGGGCCGTCGAAATCATCGTCCTCGACCACTTCCCAGCGCCGGAATGTCTCGTAATCGCCAGTGGTGCGATTGATCTTGACCCGGACGCTGACTTCCTGATCCTCGAAGCGCTTGCGGGATGCGCTCGCCAAGGCGGCTTCCACTGCCTCGAAAATCACATCCCGGGGCACGCCCTTCTCGTTCGAGATCACATCAACGACCGCCAGAATCTCTTTGCTCATGCCTTTGCCTCGCCAGAAAACCAGTCCTTATGCATCTGCATCGATCTACTCCTCGCTCTCAGTCGTCGAACTGGGGCACAACGCGTGCCTGATCGATACCTTCGATGGGAAAGCAGTACTCCTCGCCATCGACATGCACGAGTATCTCGTCGCCCTCGATGCCAGCCAGGAGACCCTGATACTTGCGCCGTCCGTCAAACGACGAGCGTAGCTTGAGCGCCACGACATGGCCCTTGAAGCGCTCGAAATGATCGAGCGTGTAGAGCGGCCGGTCCAGGCCCGGCGACGACACCTCAAGGCGATATTCGCCGGCGACCGGTTCCTCGACGTCGAACACCGCACTCACCTGACGGCTGATATCCGCGCAGTTCTCCACCGACACCCCGTCCGGACCATCGATATAGATCACCAGCCGAGAGTGCTTACCCTGGGCAAGATAGTCGATTCCCCATAGCTCGAAGCCCATGGAAGCGACTACCGGTTCAACAAGCGCGTAGAGCGCGGCGTCCTTGATTGACACGACGAAAACTCCTACAGCCGTTGCGTCAGGCACCTGGCCGGGAGATGAAGGGGAGCTAGGTGACTGCTTGGCGTGTGATCCACACCGGCTGTTAACGATTGAACGGCTAACAGTTGAGCTGCTAACAAAAAGCCCCTTCACTGGAAGGGGCCTTTTACAAGAAACCTTTATCACCACTGGCCGTTTGGCCAAATGGTAGCGGGGACCGGATTTGAACCGATGACCTTCGGGTTATGAGCCCGACGAGCTACCAGACGTCGGTGTGATCCGCCTTGACGCGAATCTTGACGTTGTAGTCGATGACGCGTTTGACCGCGACGAGGATCTTCATAGGCAATTCTCCCGATTCGTTTCAGCAGCCTGAGTTAAGTCGCTAATTAATTCTGCATTGCAAAACTAAATTTCATTTTATAAAGACGATAAAAAACTGCAGCACTGCGGTCAAGCCTCGCCACGACGATCACTAGGGAGCGAACAGGAACCAGACGGCCAGCAGGGGAATACAGGCCAGCAGGAATCGCGCATTCCAGCGATAGCCGATGCGCGTCGATGCGACACCGGTGAAGCGCGACAGGATCAACATCGAGGCAGTCATCGGCGAAGACATCATCGACAGCGCCCAGCCCGCCATCAGCGAAGCACCGATCAGCGCAGGCGACAGCGCTTCAATGGGTAACACCGGCAACAGGCCGACGGTCAGCGTCACGGTAACGATGGGATTGACGCCGACCTGGGCCAACACCACCACCATTAGCATCGCCAACACGGCATTGGCTGCTCCCAGCGGCTCGAGCACCGCTACCAGCGGCCCCAGGCTTGCCAACGGGACCAGCGCCACGCACAAGTGACCGAGATAGCCCGCCGCCCCCAGCACTACCACCTCGTTGCCAATGGGTGCCAGCAGCCACGGCAATTGTCGATGCAGGCTGGCCAGCGCCGCCGGCATACCGAACATGCCGAGCCGACGTCGCTGCCAGGCAAGCCAGGCGAACGCACCGAGCGGGGCCCCCATCAAGGCGGCGATGGGCAGCCGAACCTCCAGCATCCAGGCCAGCAGAAACACCAGTGACACGATCCCCAGCAGCAGCAGGCAGAACCACCCCAAAGGCGCTAGCGAAGGAACCCTCTGTGATGCATGTCGCGCGGCGGGGTGCGGACCGGTGAGATGATCGATTCCCCAACCCACCAGGAAGATGACCAGCGCCGCTCCGATCACGTAGGGTGCCAGATCGAGCCAGAGTAGCTCGGGCAGGCTGGAGAGCACGACCGCCACCCCGATGCCCATGGGCGAGATCAGCGGCGCCAGCGAGAAACCGCGCAACAAGGCTAGCATCATCCGACGTTGGCGCGCCTGCTGTACCCAGGCGCGCCCTTGGGCTGCCGCCAGGGTGTTGCTCTTCTCGATCATGCCGGCAAACAGGTTGAGCACGCCAATGTTGAGGATGATGCCGAACAGCGCCGAGCCGGCGGAGAGGATAGGGTATCGCCGCCCCGGGGGTTGCAGCAGCATGGCTTCGCCGCAGCGACGTACCAGCCGTGAGCGGTAGGCCGGCAGGCGCAACAGGCTGAGTGCCACCACGAAGGTGGCGAAGAAGGCGAAGCGGCCGGCCGCCTCGAACAGCAGCCGGCCAGGGGTATCGCTACGCCATAGCACGACCAGGCTCAGTGTCGCAGCGGCCACGAGCAGGCAACGAGCCATGAACGAGAGTTGCCCCACCAGAGTGACCAGGTAGGCGGTCAGCGCCATTACCGCAAGGCCCTGCATCCACGTGCTGGTAAATACCAAGTGGCCCAGGGTCGCCAGGGTAACCAGCGCCAGCAGGCCGGCGCGTTGCCGCGCCACTGTCACTCGGCCATGCCTTCCGGCGATTCGCTTCCGCTGCGCCGTCGGAACGAACCTTCGGCGATGGCCAGCAGTTCATCCTGTGCAGCAGTGACCTCGCCGCTCGCCATGTAGACCTTGCGCCCGCCACCGCGCACCCGGCCGGTGGCCCGCAGTACGCCGAGCCCAGCGGGACCCACGAATGTCGTCGTCAGCGACAGGGTCATGCCACGGCGAACCCGGCCAGGAACATCGCAATAGAGCCCGGCCAGGCTCAGGGCGCTATCGAGCATGGAGGTGAGCACACCGCCGTGAACGATACCGCTGCGGTTGAGGTGGCGCTCGTTGGCCACCAGCTCGACCACGGCGATCCCCGCCGACCACTCCACCACACGCATGCCGAGCAGCTCGTGGTAGCCCATCAGCGCCGACGGAACACCTTCGCTCATTCGGCTCCCTCCCGGCCGGCCAAGTCGCGCAGGCGTCCCTTGAGGATCTTGCCGCTGGCAGTGGCCGGCAGCACGTCCATCAACACCAGTTGCGTAGGTCGCTTGTACGGGGCCAGGCGCTCGGCGATGAAAGCCTTGAGCTCATCCTCTCGGAGCGTGGCGCCGGGCTCGCACTGGACGAAGGCGACCACTTCCTCGTTGCCGGCCACCTGGCGTCCCACCACCGCCGACAGGGTGATATCCGGATGTTCGTTGATCACTGCCTCGACGTCGGGAGGATAGATGTTGAAGCCGGAGCGAATGATCAGCTCCTTGCTGCGGCCGACGATATAGAGCTGATCACCCTCATCGAAGCGGGCGATATCGCCGGTGTTGAGCCAGCCCTCTTCAGTGAGGCAGGCGCGGGTAGCGGCCGACTGGCGAAAGTAGCCTTTCATCACGTTGGGACCACGCACCCAGAGTTCGCCGACGCCTTCATGGGTAGGCTCACCCTCGCCGGCCTCACCCAGCGCCTCGAGCCGATACTCCAGAAGCGGCAATATGCGGCCCACGGTATTGCTGTCGAAGCGGTCGTCGATGCGCGTCTGGCTGATGGTCGGGCTCGCCTCGGTGAGGCCATAGCCGTTGTGCAGCGTCAGTCCGAACAGCGCCTGGACCCGCCCCTTGAGGTCGCTGTCGAGCGGCGAGCCGCCGGCCGAGATATAGCGCAGTTCGGGAGCGGCGAGAGGACGCCCCTCGCGGCGCAGAAACTCAAGCGTGCGCGCGAACATCGCCGGCACCCCCTGCAGCACGGTGATACGCTCATGCTCCAACGCCTCGAGCATGACGGCAGCGTCGAAGCGCGGCACGGTATAGAGACAGGCACCGTTGTAGAGCGAGCCCATGCACACCGACGACAGGCCGAATATGTGAGACATCGGCAGCACACCATAGACGCGCTGGCCCTGACACAGGTGGCGCATGCCCCCCGAGAGCGTGGCGATGAACAGGATACCGCGATGGGTCAGCATCACGCCCTTGGGCGTGCCGGTGGTCCCGGAAGTGTAGATCATCGCCGCGACCTGGTCGGCGCCACTAGCCGCGACCGGCTCCGGCGTCACCTCGGCCAGCGGCGAAAGCCGCAGCCGGCCCAACGAGGGATGCTCATATGTCTCGGCGCCATTGCGCTCGCCGAGGGTCTCGGCATCCGGCGACGCTTCGCTGGTGTAGAACACCCGGCGCGGTTGGCAGTTGTCGCGGATGGCATCGATCTCCTGGGCCGAGAGCCGCGAATTGACGATGGCCACCCAGACGTCGCGTTCGCTCGCCGCCAGAAGCAGCACGACCAGTGCGCGGCAGTTCTCGCTCACGGTCATGATGCGATCGCCCGGACGAATCCCCAGCGTATCGAACCACTCGGCGGCGGCGCGAATCTCGCGCCCCAGCTCGGCGTAGCTCCAGCGGACCTCGCCATCGACCAGCGCCGGCTGATCGGCCAGGCGCTCGGCATTATCCAGTACGCGGCTACTGAGGCGCTCGGGCAGTTCGGCTACCAACTCGCTGGCCCAACGGCCGAAGATAATCTCATCGGGCGCCCGGCGTGTCACCGAAAGTGCCATCAGCTCGCCTCCCGCACCATGTTGCGTGCGATCACCACTTGCTGGATCTGGGTGGTACCTTCATAGATGCGGAACAGGCGCACGTCGCGATAGAAGCGCTCCACCGCGTACTCGGCCATGTAGCCGGCACCGCCGTGAATCTGTACCGCACGATCGGCCACCCGCCCCACCATCTCAGCGCAGAACAGCTTGCAGCACGAGGCGAGTGTGGACACATTCTCGCCAGCATCCTTGCGCCTGGCGGCGTCGAGCACCATGGTACGCCCGGCATAGGTCTCGGTCTTGCTATCGGCAAGCATGGCTTGGATGAGCTGATGATCTGATAGCGCCGAGCCGAATTGCTGTCGTTCCATGGCATAGCGCAAGGACTCCTCGACCAGCCGCTCAGCCACGCCAACGCAGACAGCGGAAATATGCAGCCGCCCACGGTCGAGCACCTTCATGGCAGTCTTGAAGCCCTGCCCCTCCTTGCCCCCGATGATGTTTTCCGCAGGGACACGGCAATTATCGAAGATGATATCGCAGGTGTGCGCCCCTTTCTGGCCCATCTTCTTGTCAGCTGGGCCACGCTTCAGCCCCGGCGTATCGCCTTCGACAATAAAGGCCGAGATGCCTCCTGCACCCTTGTTGTTCGGATCGGTGCGTGCCATCACGGTAAACAGATCGGCCTCGGGACCATTGGTGATATAGCGCTTGGTGCCGTTGAGCACGAAGTGGTCGCCGTCATGTACCGCGGTCGTGCGCAGGCTGGCGGCGTCGGAGCCGGAATCCGGCTCGGTCAGGCAGAAGGAGCTGAGAATCTCGCCCGTGGCCAAGCGTGGCACATACTTGGCCTTCTGTTCCGGCGTGCCGTCGATGAGGATCCCCTGGGCGCCGATGCCGTTGTTGGTACCAAAGACCGAGCGGAAGGCCGGCGAGGTCCTGCCTATCTCCATCGCCACCAGCGACTCCTCCTCCATGGTCAGGCCCAGGCCGCCATACTCCTCCGGTATCGACAGGCCAAAGAGGCCCATCTCCTTCATCTCCTCGAGAAGTTCAACGGGAACGGCATCATCTTCCGCCAGTCGTGACTCATTAGGTATCAAGCGCTCGCGCACGAAGCGAGAAATGGTATCGACGAGCTGATTGAGAAGTTCCGGATCGCGGATCATGGCGTGTCCTCGCGGAGTTGGGATGAACTGAGTCGCGGAATAAGTCTTATTGGGTTGTTCCGCATGGCAAAATTTACGCCCACATTGCTTGTCAGGCACTTTTGCATAGCCTAGGATGGCCGTCAATAAACGAAATGTCATTTTGCTTTGCGGAACACAAACCCCTCAGGCTTCCCTATCACTCCTAACCGTGAGGAAACCGTTGTCATGTCGAATGAGTCTTCCCCAACTTCCAGCGCCCCACCCCCTTTCAAGACATTAGGCATCGTCGGCACTGGTGCCATGGGCCGGGGTATCGCCCAATTGGCGGCCCAGGCGGGTCTTACCGTCTATCTTCATGACACTCGGGAAGTCGCCGTACAGGAAGCGAAGGAGTTCATTGTCAGTCTATGGGCGCGAGGTGTTGAAAAGCAGCGGCTGAGCGAATCCGACGCTGCGCGTTATAGCGCCAGTCTCAAGGAAGCCAATACCCTCGCCGAGATGGCCGATTGCGACATCGTTGTCGAAGCCATCGTCGAGAAGCTCGAGGCGAAGCAGACCCTGTTCCAGCAGCTCGAGGAGATTCTCGACGACCAGGCAGTGCTCGCCACCAACACCTCGTCGCTCTCAGTGACCGCCATTGCCTCGGCCTGCCGCCATCCACAGCGCGTGATCGGCTTTCACTTCTTCAATCCCGTGCCATTGATGAAGATCGTCGAGGTGATCCCGGGGCTGCGCACCGCAAGCGATGTGGCCGACAAGGTCGAAGCTCTGGGCCAGGCCATGGGGCACTTCACGGCCCGTACCACCGATACGCCCGGATTTCTGGTCAATCACGCCGGTCGCGCCTTCGGCACCGAAGCGCTGCGCATCCTGGGCGAAAGCGTAACGGACCACACGACGATCGACCGCATACTAGTCGATCAGGGCGGGTTTCGGATGGGCCCCTTCACGCTGCTAGATCTCACCGGGCTCGACGTATCCCATGCAGTAATGGAGTCCATCTACCACCAGTATTATGAAGAGGCGCGCTTTCGCCCTTCACCGTTGACGCGCCAACGGCTAAGTGCTGGCCTGCTCGGTCGCAAAAGTGGCGAAGGTTTCTATCGTTATGTCGATGGCAAGCCCCAGGTCGCTGACGAACCACCGGCACCTCGGACTGCCTCTCGCTCTGTCTGGATCAGTCCTGAGGACATAGCTGCCCATCGTGCCCTAGCCAATGTGGTGTCAGCGGCCGGATGGCCGTTGGAAGAGGCTTCGAGACCCAGCAGCGAGGCATTATGCCTGCTGACACCACTGGGTGAGGACGCGACTCGGTGCGCGCTTCGTCAAGACCTGGATGCCGGCCGCTGTGTGGCCGTCGACATGCTTGGCAGCCTCGGCACGCGACGCACCCTGATGACCACCCCCGCTACCCGAGACGAGATTCTCGACGCGGCCCTGACGTTACTCGGCCATGACGGCACGCCAGTCAGCACTCTCAACGACAGCAACGGCTTCGTGCTGCAGCGGGTGGTGGCGTGCATTGTCAACGTCGGCTGCGAGATTGCCCAGCAGGGCGTGGCCGAGCCACAGACCATCGATCGTGCCGTGGAGCTGGGCCTGGGTTATCCCCACGGCCCGTTGGCCATGGGTGATCACTACGGTAGCCAGCGCATCCTGACCATCCTCGACAATATGCTGGATGCCAGCGGTGATCCACGTTATCGGGCCAGCCCATGGCTGAGGCGCCGCGCGACGCTTGGCCTGCCACTAACCACTCCCTGATCTGGAGACTCTTCATGCAAGATGCCTATATCTTCGATGGCCTGCGCACGGCCTTTGGTCGTCACGGTGGTAGCCTGGCCAGCATTCGCCCCGACGAACTGCTGGGCCACACCTTGAAAGCGCTGGTCGAGCGTAACGACTTTGCCCCCGAAGACTATGAAGAAGTCCTGGCTGGCTGCACCAACCAGGCCGGT
This DNA window, taken from Halomonas sp. TA22, encodes the following:
- the nusA gene encoding transcription termination factor NusA, with product MSKEILAVVDVISNEKGVPRDVIFEAVEAALASASRKRFEDQEVSVRVKINRTTGDYETFRRWEVVEDDDFDGPDAQIKLSYAERRDPPLALGDVVEERIENAAFGRIAAQTAKQVIVQKVREAERAEVVRQYAEREGELVAGIVKKTTREGLILDLGENAEAFLPRSEMIPGERYRMNERVRALLVKVDADARGSQLILSRTCPELIIELFKIEVPEIAEQLIEIKGAARDPGSRAKIAVKTNDRRIDPVGACVGMRGSRVQAVSTELQNERVDIILWDDNPAQLVINAMAPADVGSILVDEDSHSMDVAVAEDNLAQAIGRSGQNVRLASELTGWRLNVMTEEEAEGKREQEIDSLVEHFINHLEIDDELARVLVEEGFTSLEEIAYVPLEEMLEIDEFDEDLVEELRARAKDELLNLAIASEEQLDGAQPADDLLEMEGMERHLAFILASRGVVTMEDLAEQSVDDIKDIEGVDEERAAALIMTARAPWFESEQ
- a CDS encoding PaaI family thioesterase; the protein is MSEGVPSALMGYHELLGMRVVEWSAGIAVVELVANERHLNRSGIVHGGVLTSMLDSALSLAGLYCDVPGRVRRGMTLSLTTTFVGPAGLGVLRATGRVRGGGRKVYMASGEVTAAQDELLAIAEGSFRRRSGSESPEGMAE
- a CDS encoding class I adenylate-forming enzyme family protein, with protein sequence MALSVTRRAPDEIIFGRWASELVAELPERLSSRVLDNAERLADQPALVDGEVRWSYAELGREIRAAAEWFDTLGIRPGDRIMTVSENCRALVVLLLAASERDVWVAIVNSRLSAQEIDAIRDNCQPRRVFYTSEASPDAETLGERNGAETYEHPSLGRLRLSPLAEVTPEPVAASGADQVAAMIYTSGTTGTPKGVMLTHRGILFIATLSGGMRHLCQGQRVYGVLPMSHIFGLSSVCMGSLYNGACLYTVPRFDAAVMLEALEHERITVLQGVPAMFARTLEFLRREGRPLAAPELRYISAGGSPLDSDLKGRVQALFGLTLHNGYGLTEASPTISQTRIDDRFDSNTVGRILPLLEYRLEALGEAGEGEPTHEGVGELWVRGPNVMKGYFRQSAATRACLTEEGWLNTGDIARFDEGDQLYIVGRSKELIIRSGFNIYPPDVEAVINEHPDITLSAVVGRQVAGNEEVVAFVQCEPGATLREDELKAFIAERLAPYKRPTQLVLMDVLPATASGKILKGRLRDLAGREGAE
- the rimP gene encoding ribosome maturation factor RimP → MSIKDAALYALVEPVVASMGFELWGIDYLAQGKHSRLVIYIDGPDGVSVENCADISRQVSAVFDVEEPVAGEYRLEVSSPGLDRPLYTLDHFERFKGHVVALKLRSSFDGRRKYQGLLAGIEGDEILVHVDGEEYCFPIEGIDQARVVPQFDD
- a CDS encoding acyl-CoA dehydrogenase family protein; the protein is MIRDPELLNQLVDTISRFVRERLIPNESRLAEDDAVPVELLEEMKEMGLFGLSIPEEYGGLGLTMEEESLVAMEIGRTSPAFRSVFGTNNGIGAQGILIDGTPEQKAKYVPRLATGEILSSFCLTEPDSGSDAASLRTTAVHDGDHFVLNGTKRYITNGPEADLFTVMARTDPNNKGAGGISAFIVEGDTPGLKRGPADKKMGQKGAHTCDIIFDNCRVPAENIIGGKEGQGFKTAMKVLDRGRLHISAVCVGVAERLVEESLRYAMERQQFGSALSDHQLIQAMLADSKTETYAGRTMVLDAARRKDAGENVSTLASCCKLFCAEMVGRVADRAVQIHGGAGYMAEYAVERFYRDVRLFRIYEGTTQIQQVVIARNMVREAS
- a CDS encoding 3-hydroxyacyl-CoA dehydrogenase encodes the protein MSNESSPTSSAPPPFKTLGIVGTGAMGRGIAQLAAQAGLTVYLHDTREVAVQEAKEFIVSLWARGVEKQRLSESDAARYSASLKEANTLAEMADCDIVVEAIVEKLEAKQTLFQQLEEILDDQAVLATNTSSLSVTAIASACRHPQRVIGFHFFNPVPLMKIVEVIPGLRTASDVADKVEALGQAMGHFTARTTDTPGFLVNHAGRAFGTEALRILGESVTDHTTIDRILVDQGGFRMGPFTLLDLTGLDVSHAVMESIYHQYYEEARFRPSPLTRQRLSAGLLGRKSGEGFYRYVDGKPQVADEPPAPRTASRSVWISPEDIAAHRALANVVSAAGWPLEEASRPSSEALCLLTPLGEDATRCALRQDLDAGRCVAVDMLGSLGTRRTLMTTPATRDEILDAALTLLGHDGTPVSTLNDSNGFVLQRVVACIVNVGCEIAQQGVAEPQTIDRAVELGLGYPHGPLAMGDHYGSQRILTILDNMLDASGDPRYRASPWLRRRATLGLPLTTP